Below is a genomic region from Zea mays cultivar B73 chromosome 9, Zm-B73-REFERENCE-NAM-5.0, whole genome shotgun sequence.
GTTCCAAACGAAGCAGCTCAAGTATGTACCTTCTCTTGTTTAGAGAGCGAAGCAGAGCACTGAAAGAAGACTGAAAGAGAAGAGTATATGTTTGTTCAGTATCTGACAGCACGCGGAACACCAAGCGATCCGTATTAACGACGCAGGACGGGCTTCGTCGGGTCCTCGTGATCGCCGCCGGCGGCGGGGCTGCAGGAGAACACGTCCACCGGCGCGTAGgtgccgtcgatgtcctcggggcCGGACCTGGCAGCTCCCCTGCACTTGTCGAGGAAGAGCACGACGACGGTGATGTCGTCGTGGAAGTGCCGGCGCTGGCCCTTCTCGATGGTCCGGATCTTGTCGTACTTGACCTCCTTCTTGCGCGCCGCCTCCAGCTGGGCGGCCCGCACCAGGCGCATGGCCACGCCCTTCCTCGGGCTGCTCGCCACGACGTCCACCGCGGCGTCGTCGCTGAGCTGCTCCCACAGCCCGTCCGACGCGAAGATGATGAAGCGGTCGCCGGGGCGCAGCTCCCGCGTGGTGATGGACGGCACGGCGGTCATGACGGGGCGGCGCAGCGGGAACGGGCAGATGGACTGCTGCAGCACCGGGTTGCCCCTGCAGATGTCAGGCTTCTTGAGGTACACATCGCCGATGGACCTGGACACCTGGATGATCCCCTTGATCCGCCACACGCCGTGGCTGTTGAGCACGATGTGCGAGTCGTCCGGGTGCATCTCGGCCACCTCCCGCCGCACGCCCTCGTCGGCCACGTTGTGGTCCTGAGACAGCCGCTCGGCCACCACGCGCCTCCCCTTGCCCCGGCGGCGGCCCAGCACGGCGCGCGAGTCGCCCAGGTTGGCCACGTACAGCGTCCCGTTCTCGATGTCGACGGCGCCCACCAGGCAGCAGGAGCCCACGGACACGATCCTCGGCTGCGACGGCCATGATTTCTGCACCAGGCCTATGAACTCCTCCTCCGTCGCGCCGAAGGCCTTCTGGAACACCTCCGCTGACAGGCCACCGTTCTCAGCCGCAAAGGCTGCAAGTGCAAGGTGTCCACATGTCACGTACAGGCGCAGCATATCGAGACCGTCTAGTATCTCCAACAGAGCTCACCTTGGATATGCGAGAAGAGGCGCCTGTTGACGAAGCGCGCGGCCTCGGGCCCGCCGTGCCCGTCGAAGACGCCGACGAGCGTGGCGGCCGGAGCCGCGACCACCTGCGCCTGGTCCTCGAGCGCCTCGTTCGCCTGCGCCACGGCGATGGAGTAGTCACCGGACGCGTGCGCCTTGAGGGCCACGTCCCACACCAGCCCATCCGCCACGCCCCCTGCCCTACCGGCGCCGTCACCGCAGCAGCACCCGCCGCCGCAGAACGGCAGATACCGACTTAAACCTCTCATAGCCAGGACGAGGACCCCAACCACTGACTCACTTGCCTTGAATTCACCTGCTGTGTTGTGCGCGCGCGTCGCTGCTGCCCGCCGATCGAGAGAGAGACGCCCGCGAGGGTTTTGCCGTGGCTGCTCTCGCTCGCTTTGTCGGGGCGTGGTGTGCAAGTGGAAGAAGTGCTTGCTGCTTGGTGTGTGACGGTCGTGTATAGGCAGGCGCCAGGGCAAGCGGCCGTTTCGCCGCGTGTTCACCGGTGGACAGAGGGAGCACGGCACGACGGGTGGGCACTGGCTGGAACTGGAAGACGCGTTTTTCTCGGTCGTGCCTGCCGTTACACTCTTTCTTCTGTTCGCCGCTTTTGCCGCCGCGCGCGGGCGCATGCAAATGCCCCACCCACATCCCCATGGCCCCATCTGAACGGGCCCGACCCCGACCCAACCCAAGCTATCTTCTGGTGCCGTTGGGAAAAGGGACCACGGTTCCGACGCTGCTATGGGCGCATATCTGAATCTCCTCCTCCCTTTGACTTTGGAGGACAATGGAGCGTATGTATCTCACCTGACACAGATGTGGCCTCCAGCCAGGTGTAGGATATGGATGCTGTGGACATAAAAAGGATTTGGACTCGTGCATATCTTTTGTTCTACTTTCAGAGGTCACTCGCCATTCATACTGCCAATGCATGTCTGGCTTTAGACCATGTTCAGTTTTCTTCAGCTATCCATCTCCATTCCCACGAGATGTGCTTTTTTATTTTTATATAAAAAAAGCGCCAACGACAAGAGCATATCAAGCGTATACTGACAGAGAAGAAACCAAatataataaaaaaatataaaagaaaaaaaacatcGTACTCATGAAGGTGACAACCACTCACCGTAGGTGTTAGGAGAGAACGAAGAGACAGACCCACAGATTTTAAAAACATTCCAACatcaatatgatcttaattccaaATCATAAGTCATTCCAATTTTAAAAAGAACTAAAACATCTCAAGTTTGACGGAATTATAGGGAAAATTACAAAAGTTTTGATATACAAATAAGTTGTAGTATAAAAATATAATTAATAAAGAATCTAATAATATATATTTGATGTTGCTATTTTATTATATAGATTTGATCAAACCTAAGATAGTTTGTCTTTCAAGAAAGTTGGAATTAGGATGAAGAGGGTAGATTCTTATCAATTATCATCAATAAAGATTTCaaccttttttttaaaaaaaaactcacATATGACATTATTAAAGTACTCTAAAGTAACTTTTAAATATATCTAAACTACCCAGTTCACATTATTTTTCTCGGCTGGGTTGTGTGAATTGTGATATCATGgttcaaggcttaatagaattaattagAGATGTCAACGGATATGTACCCGCTGGGTAGTGCTTACACATACCCATACGCGCGAGGTAAAATTATACCCATTAAAAACTTGTACCCGCTTGTGGGTATGAAATTGTACCCATACTCGTGCCTGCTTGCGGGTATGAAATTGTAccctaggggtgaaaacgggtcgggtatatctgtcgggtaccggatacggataGGGTAAATATCCATTTTTTCGGATACAGATTCGGGTATTTTTATATTCGTGTCGGATACCGGTAATACCCGGATACTACAGCTTTGGATTCGGGTCGAATACGGAGTGAGGACTACCTGGTAAATACCCGAATATTCGGGGTCGGATACGAGTACCCAGAATTCGGGTACCGTTTTTCCTTTTTCtacataatatagttataaaatcataacttttacatatgaaatcgaatgaagataaagtttatatgaaaattgtagagctcaaagagatctataactttgtagtacatcattctttgtttaaacatatctttaAGCCAAAACCATTGAAATAATATCCAAAATTATATCAAATTAATAGACTTTGTCATTTTTACGCGGGGGCTTAAGGTTATCTCCACGTGGAAGCTTAAGGTTATCTTTTTATAGAATACTTAttagtattggtaacttatttgtaatTTTCGGTCGACGCTACAATATGTTATGTATTTTGATAATTTCCTACGATATaaaattaataatacataaatagccttaaaaaatcgtgaaattttacggaggcacaacatatgtccatatataaCCATAAAAATGTTTGTATCATAAGTTCTATAAGATGCCCGTGTTTCTTCCTTTTCACTCTTATTTGTacgagttacatgtgaaatcactgCAA
It encodes:
- the LOC100191524 gene encoding Probable protein phosphatase 2C 29-like, whose product is MRGLSRYLPFCGGGCCCGDGAGRAGGVADGLVWDVALKAHASGDYSIAVAQANEALEDQAQVVAAPAATLVGVFDGHGGPEAARFVNRRLFSHIQAFAAENGGLSAEVFQKAFGATEEEFIGLVQKSWPSQPRIVSVGSCCLVGAVDIENGTLYVANLGDSRAVLGRRRGKGRRVVAERLSQDHNVADEGVRREVAEMHPDDSHIVLNSHGVWRIKGIIQVSRSIGDVYLKKPDICRGNPVLQQSICPFPLRRPVMTAVPSITTRELRPGDRFIIFASDGLWEQLSDDAAVDVVASSPRKGVAMRLVRAAQLEAARKKEVKYDKIRTIEKGQRRHFHDDITVVVLFLDKCRGAARSGPEDIDGTYAPVDVFSCSPAAGGDHEDPTKPVLRR